Proteins encoded by one window of Ascochyta rabiei chromosome 1, complete sequence:
- a CDS encoding Histone deacetylase complex subunit yields the protein MSPRRSSRARTTQPPSNAQTAHSVSSSSVSSARTDRATRTDYKQASPHKSSTPHSLSSEEPEEPLHDAHMDRPLTRRRTREQDVDEDDPTKLDDDLDDDMVEEDEVTRCVCGYQEYPGPPSDATKSLEGDDLSGLFIQCDICKVWQHGGCVGIMDEAASPDEYFCEECRKDLHKVTTSPKGQKYSRYLPVYDQQHGKKARKSSVSKETVSPSSRHNDRNARASVDSLGKRRSTMNSRAAYDEDEVLRKVLEESKHEGAPPSENGNRKKRSRDDSEETKPEVKRQRTNSRTPSNSPVVESEDDSTKASAPKQKPRGAAARSQREKEQREKEREQERTEAANRRKGRAERRKADELEASEVTPTPTEEPIMPAIASASAPPEAPIETLKPAPAPRRGGRPPQKSRGRLGRNQYSRDTLPAVNGVSPANEVANSPQTSGTNGNNNGHDSSDGATGHKIAKTKNSRLHKLSWNDIMRPAGAMQSYIAQRQVEMAGEKASPAPAVQPPTNGEQHQAEAMHADTDLSAFKDLNTTQMMDYLSRDLVHWQKMVIDQKEK from the exons ATGTCCCCGCGCCGATCGTCGAGGGCTCGCACCACCCAGCCTCCCTCCAACGCCCAGACAGCGCACAGcgtctcctcctcctccgtCTCCTCGGCTCGCACCGATCGTGCGACGAGGACCGACTACAAGCAGGCATCCCCACACAAATCATCGACGCCACATTCGCTCTCCTCGGAAGAACCCGAAGAGCCCTTGCACGACGCGCACATGGACCGACCGTTGACACGCCGCCGAACGCGCGAGCAGGAcgtcgacgaagacgacCCAACCAAGCTCGACGACGACCTCGACGACGACATGGTCGAAGAAGACGAAGTAACGCGCTGCGTGTGCGGCTACCAGGAATACCCAGGCCCGCCCTCGGACGCCACAAAGTCTTTGGAAGGCGATGATCTCAGTGGTCTGTTCATCCAATGCGACATCTGTAAGGTCTGGCAACACGGCGGCTGCGTCGGCATCATGGATGAAGCCGCCAGTCCGGACGAATACTTCTGCGAGGAGTGCCGCAAGGATCTTCACAAGGTCACCACAAGTCCCAAAGG CCAAAAGTACTCTCGCTACCTCCCCGTCTACGACCAGCAGCACGGCAAGAAGGCCCGCAAATCGTCTGTCTCGAAAGAGACAGTGTCACCGTCGAGCCGGCACAATGATCGCAACGCGAGAGCTAGTGTCGACTCGCTTGGAAAGCGTCGTTCCACGATGAACAGCAGGGCAGCatacgacgaagacgaagtcCTGCGGAAAGTGCTAGAAGAGAGCAAACACGAGGGCGCGCCGCCTTCAGAGAATGGCAACCGGAAGAAGCGGAGTCGTGACGACAGCGAAGA GACCAAACCAGAAGTCAAACGGCAACGTACAAACTCAAGAACCCCGAGCAACTCGCCCGTTGTTGAGTCAGAGGACGACAGCACCAAAGCCTCTGCACCAAAGCAAAAGCCACGCGGCGCAGCAGCAAGAAGCCAGCGAGAAAAGGAACAGCGCGAGAAAGAGCGTGAACAGGAACGTACCGAGGCAGCTAACAGACGCAAAGGACGTGCTGAACGTAGGAAAGCAGACG AGCTTGAAGCCTCAGAAGTCACACCTACTCCCACTGAGGAGCCAATCATGCCTGCCATAGCCTCCGCATCCGCGCCGCCCGAGGCACCGATCGAGACATTGAAACCTGCGCCTGCCCCACGACGAGGTGGTCGACCTCCACAGAAGTCACGAGGTCGTCTTGGCCGAAATCAGTACTCGCGAGATACCTTGCCTGCTGTGAACGGCGTATCACCTGCAAACGAAGTCGCAAATTCCCCCCAAACGAGCGGTACGAACGGTAACAACAATGGACATGATAGTAGTGATGGAGCCACTGGACACAAAATAGCCAAGACGAAGAACTCGCGCTTGCACAAGCTGTCATGGAACGACATAATGCGACCAGCTGGTGCTATGCAGAGCTACATAGCTCAGCGCCAGGTCGAGATGGCGGGTGAGAAGGCGAGTCCAGCACCTGCCGTGCAGCCCCCCACGAACGGAGAGCAACACCAGGCAGAAGCAATGCATGCAGACACCGATTTGTCAGCATTCAAGGACCTCAACACAACACAGATGATGGACTATTTGAGTCGCGACCTGGTGCACTGGCAGAAAATGGTCATTGACCAGAAGGAAAAGTAA
- a CDS encoding NAD(P)(+) transhydrogenase (Re/Si-specific), translated as MSAPPKCIVAYSRRIAVHTRGSHGGLKPCAPFFGLRAAPVLQHAFHSRRVEQLDTGVRSLTRLRPLSLQQRITKVQSTAITRYASHAAAEPHDEETPTSPPFSAGPYSNLTIGVPKESYPGERRVAITPQNVKLLLKKGFSRVLIERGAGVEAEFTDEAYEQAGAETVDRRNVFSEADILLKVRALSVEGEDSEVDALREGATVISFIYPMQNKHVVDRIASRRATSFAMDMVPRISRAQVFDALSSMANIAGYKAVLEASNHFGRFLTGQTTAAGKIPPCKVLVIGAGVAGLSAIATARRMGAIVRGFDTRSAAREQVQSLGAEFIEVEINEDGSGAGGYAKVMSKEFIEAEMKLFYEQCREVDIVITTALIPGKPAPKLITKSMIAAMKPGSVIVDLAAEAGGNCEATEPGKLTKSDGVTIIGYTDLPSRLPTQSSTLYSNNVTKFLLSLVPKDKKDSYYDVDLTDEVTRGSIVTYDGKILPTAPRPAPPPAQAKPAPSPEDQVASVVALTPWQSQSRQVATITAGMTTALALGKYTSPLFMSNAFTFALASLIGYRVVWGVAPALHSPLMSVTNAISGMVGIGGLFVMGGGYLPGTIPQTLGALSVLLASVNVSGGFMITKRMLDMFKRPTDPPEYPWLYAVPAVLFGGGYVAAVSTGMAGLVQAGYLVSSVLCVASLSGLASQVTARRGNLLGILGVMSGIIASLAAVGFTPDVLTQFAGVAAIGTIAGLAIGRRITPTSLPQTVAALHSVVGLAAVLTSIGSVLGHTGDISTLHLVSAYLGVLIGGVTFTGSIVAFLKLAAKIFSKPLALPGRHLINGTLLGANAATLGAFLTYAPGAPLIGAACLVGNAVLSFIKGYTTTAAIGGADMPVVITVLNAYSGFALVAEGFMLDNSLLTTVGALIGVSGSILSYIMCVAMNRSLTNVLFGGIAATPQTQTKIEGEITKTTSEETAEALLNSENVIIVVGYGMAVAKAQYAISDFVNALRAKGINVRFAIHPVAGRMPGQCNVLLAEASVPYDIVLEMDEINDDFSDTDVTLVIGANDTVNPIALEPGSAIAGMPVLHAWKSKHVIIMKRGMASGYADVPNPMFYMENTKMLFGDANDSCNAIKRALEEKIKGL; from the exons ATGAGTGCACCTCCAAAGTGCATTGTGGCCTACAGCCGTAGGATTGCTGTTCACACGCGGGGCAGTCACGGTGGCCTCAAGCCATGTGCCCCCTTCTTTGGCCTTCGAGCAGCCCCAGTCCTACAGCATGCGTTCCACTCCAGACGCGTCGAACAGCTGGATACAGGCGTTCGGAGCTTGACTCGTCTACGCCCGTTGAGCCTGCAGCAGCGTATCACGAAGGTCCAAAGCACAGCTATTACGCGCTACGCATCCCATGCTGCAGCGGAGCCGCACGATGAGGAGACCCCTACCTCACCGCCATTCAGCGCTGGACCCTACTCGAACCTCACGATTGGTGTTCCCAAAGAAAGCTACCCCGGTGAACGCCGAGTCGCCATCACGCCTCAGAACGTAAAGCTACTGCTCAAGAAAGGTTTCTCTCGAGTTCTGATCGAGCGCGGCGCTGGTGTTGAAGCTGAATTCACAGACGAGGCGTACGAGCAAGCCGGCGCCGAGACCGTCGACCGCAGGAATGTCTTCTCTGAGGCTGACATCCTGCTGAAAGTGCGGGCTCTCAGTGTTGAGGGAGAAGACAGCGAGGTCGATGCCCTTCGTGAGGGTGCTACTGTTATTTCTTTCATCTACCCCATGCAGAACAAGCACGTCGTGGACAGGATTGCATCTCGCAGAGCTACTTCGTTCGCCATGGACATGGTCCCTCGTATCTCCCGCGCTCAAGTGTTCGATGCATTGAG CTCAATGGCCAACATTGCTGGATACAAAGCTGTTCTAGAAGCCTCGAACCACTTTGGCCGTTTTCTTACTGGACAGACAACAGCTGCCGGAAAG ATCCCGCCTTGCAAGGTTCTCGTTATCGGCGCAGGTGTGGCAGGCTTGAGCGCGATTGCAACT GCACGTCGTATGGGCGCAATCGTTCGCGGCTTTGATACCCGCTCAGCCGCTCGAGAGCAGGTCCAGTCTCTTGGTGCCGAGTTCATCGAAGTTGAGATCAACGAAGATGGTTCTGGAGCTGGCGGCTATGCCAAAGTGATGTCGAAAGAGTTCATCGAGGCTGAGATGAAGCTCTTCTACGAACAATGCCGAGAAGTTGATATTGTCATCACCACCGCTTTGATTCCCGGGAAACCTGCGCCGAAACTGATCACTAAGAGCATGATTGCCGCCATGAAACCTGGCTCGGTAATCGTAGACCTCGCAGCTGAGGCCGGCGGTAACTGTGAAGCTACCGAACCTGGTAAACTGACCAAATCCGACGGTGTGACTATCATTG GCTACACTGACCTGCCGTCTCGTCTACCAACCCAATCCTCTACGCTCTACTCCAACAATGTTACCAAGTTCCTTCTCTCGCTGGTGCCAAAAGACAAGAAAGACAGCTACTACGATGTCGATCTTACCGACGAGGTCACGCGCGGCTCCATTGTCACTTACGATGGAAAAATTCTCCCGACTGCTCCTCGACCAGCACCTCCACCAGCGCAAGCCAAACCAGCACCTTCGCCTGAGGATCAAGTCGCGAGTGTAGTCGCACTGACTCCATGGCAGAGCCAGTCTCGGCAGGTCGCAACTATCACTGCTGGTATGACCACTGCTCTGGCGCTTGGCAAGTACACCTC GCCTTTGTTCATGTCAAATGCGTTTACCTTTGCTCTGGCAAGTTTGATTGGTTATCGAGTGGTCTGGGGTGTCGCTCCTGCTTTGCACTCTCCTCTAATGAGTGTCACTAACGCCATCTCTGGCATGGTTGGTATTGGAGGCCTTTTCGTCATGGGAGGCGGCTACCTGCCAGGAACCATTCCTCAGACACTTGGTGCGCTGTCCGTTTTGCTCGCGTCAGTCAATGTCTCCGGAGGTTTTATGATCACCAAACGTATGCTGGACATGTTCAAGCGTCCAACGGACCCTCCAGAGTATCCTTGGCTTTATGCAGTCCCCGCCGTCTTGTTCGGTGGAGGTTATGTTGCAGCAGTCTCGACAGGCATGGCTGGTCTGGTACAGGCCGGCTACCTGGTCAGCAGCGTCCTCTGCGTGGCATCGCTCTCCGGTCTCGCATCTCAAGTCACAGCTCGTCGAGGTAACCTACTTGGTATACTTGGTGTTATGTCGGGTATCATCGCTTCTTTGGCTGCAGTTGGCTTCACGCCAGACGTGCTTACTCAATTCGCCGGAGTGGCTGCCATTGGTACTATTGCTGGATTGGCCATTGGTAGACGCATCACGCCCACATCACTCCCGCAGACAGTCGCCGCACTGCATTCCGTGGTCGGTCTTGCAGCTGTTCTGACTAGCATCGGCAGTGTTCTTGGCCATACTGGCGACATCTCAACGCTGCACTTGGTAAGCGCCTACCTTGGTGTTCTTATTGGCGGTGTTACTTTCACAGGAAGTATCGTTGCCTTTTTGAAGCTGGCGGCGAAGATATTTTCCAAGCCTCTAGCGCTTCCTGGACGCCATCTTATCAACGGTACGCTTCTTGGTGCGAACGCAGCTACACTGGGAGCCTTCCTGACATACGCGCCCGGGGCGCCCCTCATTGGCGCCGCTTGCTTGGTTGGTAATGCAGTACTCAGCTTCATCAAAGGATACACGACAACGGCAGCCATTGGTGGCGCAGACATGCCGGTTGTCATTACAGTCTTGAACGCGTACTCAGGCTTTGCACTGGTCGCCGAGGGATTCATGCTGGACAATTCTTTACTAACCACAGTTGGTGCCCTGATTGGTGTTTCGGGCTCCATCCTTTCGTACATCATGTGCGTGGCCATGAACAGATCTCTTACCAACGTCTTGTTTGGCGGTATAGCTGCAACACCCCAAACGCAGACGAAGATTGAGGGTGAAATCACCAAGACCACTTCAGAGGAAACAGCGGAAGCCCTACTAAATTCTGAGAACGTCATCATC GTTGTCGGTTACGGAATGGCCGTCGCAAAAGCGCAATATGCTATCTCTGACTTTGTCAACGCGCTGCGCGCTAAGGGCATCAACGTGCGTTTCGCCATCCACCCAGTTGCCGGTCGCATGCCAGGACAGTGCAACGTGCTACTCGCGGAAGCCAGTGTGCCCTATGACATTGTGCTCGAGATGGACGAGATCAACGACGACTTCTCCGACACAGATGTCACGCTCGTCATCGGCGCGAACGACACCGTCAATCCAATCGCTCTGGAGCCTGGTTCTGCTATCGCCGGCATGCCGGTCTTGCATGCTTGGAAGAGCAAGCATGTTATCATCATGAAGAGAGGTATGGCGAGTGGGTATGCAGATGTGCCGAATCCAATGTTCTACATGGAGAACACAAAGATGCTGTTTGGCGATGCTAACGATAGCTGCAATG CTATCAAACGCGCTCTCGAGGAGAAGATCAAGGGCCTTTGA
- a CDS encoding Arginine--tRNA ligase has product MEELSKTLKGIGLESVPQEPNTYPDLNPFDIYRSHITELLAEVSGVDRKIIYPTLAWTAKPENGDLQLAVPALRLKGKDLKAYAQELADKFPESPLVKKPVVTGTFVGFFFKPESLTSIVLPLIFKAGQSYGFNKSFGLKEDGSKKKMVIDFSSPNIAKPFHAGHLRSTIIGGFLSNLYEGMGWDVVRLNYLGDWGKQYGVLAIGFDYFGSEEELVKNPIGHLYDIYVRVSNIQKEEADKVKLLKTEVTKDKEEGKDTSAKEAEITKIETEGIDEQARKYFKGMVDGEPKAIGIWKRFRDLSIEKYKQTYARLNIHYDVYSGESQIKDESMDLGVKIMWEKKVCEDSEGAVIVDLTKHSKKLGKAVIQKKDGTSLYLTRDVGAAYERMQTYHPDKLMYVVASQQDLHLAQLFKIEELMGWKDISSISQHINFGMVLGMSTRKGTAKFLDDILRDVGDKMHEVMRGNQAKYEQVEDPEKTSDTLGISAVMVQDMKGKRINNYHFDMDRMTSFEGDTGPYLQYAHARLCSIYRKAVTVDASLEKLDFATVDLSELQEPHAVDLVRQLASWPDTFLNTFKTQEPTTVLTYLFKMSHAVSASYDHLQVVGGDKKINVPRLALYVAARQVLNNGMRVLGLSPVERM; this is encoded by the exons ATGGAAGAGCTCAGCAAGACGCTCAAGGGCATCGGCCTTGAGTCGGTGCCCCAGGAGCCAAACACCTACCCCGATCTCAACCCCTTCGACATCTACCGCAGCCACATTACCGAGCTGCTCGCCGAGGTCTCTGGCGTAGACAGGAAGATCATATACCCCACACTGGCATGGACAGCGAAGCCCGAGAATGGCGACCTGCAGCTCGCCGTCCCCGCTCTGAGGCTCAAGGGCAAGGACCTGAAGGCCTACGCGCAGGAGCTGGCGGACAAGTTCCCTGAGAGCCCATTAGTCAAGAAGCCCGTCGTCACCGGCACTTTCGTTGGCTTCTTCTTCAAGCCAGAGTCGCTCACTTCGATTGTTCTGCCCTTGATCTTCAAGGCTGGCCAGAGCTATGGCTTCAACAAGAGCTTTGGACTCAAGGAAGACGGttcgaagaagaagatggtCATCGACTTCAGCTCGCCCAACATCGCCAAGCCCTTCCACGCTGGCCACCTGCGATCCACAATCATCGGTGGTTTCCTCTCCAACCTGTACGAGGGCATGGGCTGGGACGTCGTTCGCCTGAACTACCTCGGTGACTGGGGCAAGCAATATGGTGTGTTGGCCATTGGTTTCGACTACTTTGGCTCAGAGGAAGAGCTCGTCAAGAACCCCATTGGCCACCTCTACGACATCTACGTCAGGGTCAGCAACATTCAGAAGGAAGAGGCGGACAAGGTTAAGCTACTGAAGACCGAAGTTACCAAGGACAAGGAGGAGGGCAAGGACACCTCGGCCAAGGAGGCGGAGATCACAAAGATCGAGACCGAGGGTATCGATGAGCAGGCTAGGAAATACTTCAAGGGCATGGTTGACGGCGAGCCCAAGGCCATTGGTATCTGGAAGCGCTTCAGG GACCTGTCGATCGAGAAGTACAAGCAGACGTACGCCCGTCTGAACATCCACTACGATGTATACAGCGGCGAGTCGCAAATCAAGGACGAGAGCATGGACCTTGGTGTCAAGATCATGTGGGAGAAGAAGGTGTGCGAGGACTCTGAGGGGGCCGTCATTGTCGACCTTACCAAGCACTCCAAGAAGCTCGGGAAGGCAGTCATCCAGAAGAAGGACGGCACATCGCTGTACCTCACCCGTGATGTTGGTGCCGCGTACGAGCGTATGCAGACGTATCACCCTGA CAAGCTGATGTATGTCGTTGCCTCGCAACAAGATCTTCACCTTGCCCAACTGTTCAAGATTGAAGAACTCATGGGCTGGAAAGACATTTCTTCCATCTCCCAGCACATCAACTTTGGCATGGTGCTCGGCATGTCGACGCGAAAGGGCACGGCCAAGTTCCTCGACGACATCCTCCGTGACGTGGGCGACAAGATGCACGAAGTGATGCGCGGTAACCAGGCCAAGTACGAGCAAGTCGAGGATCCCGAAAAGACATCGGACACACTTGGCATCAGTGCTGTCATGGTGCAGGATATGAAGGGCAAGAGGATCAACAACTACCACTTCGACATGGACCGCATGACGTCGTTTGAGGGAGACACGGGGCCGTACCTGCAGTATGCACACGCGCGTCTGTGCTCGATCTACAGGAAGGCAGTCACTGTGGATGCGTCGTTGGAGAAGCTGGACTTTGCTACGGTCGACCTGAGCGAGCTGCAGGAGCCACACGCGGTTGACCTTGTCCGACAACTCGCGTCGTGGCCTGACACATTCCTCAACACGTTCAAGACGCAGGAGCCGACTACGGTTCTGACGTATCTGTTCAAGATGTCACATGCTGTTAGCGCGAGTTACGATCACCTGCAGGTGGTTGGTGGTGACAAGAAGATCAACGTTCCTCGGCTGGCGTTGTATGTGGCGGCCAGGCAGGTGCTGAACAACGGCATGCGGGTTCTTGGACTCAGTCCTGTGGAGCGTATGTAG
- a CDS encoding Catalase has protein sequence MSPQANGNGTNGTNGSAHAPTENKNGDLYRDYADDRNATSEEVTYTTSNGVPYPHPYEAQRAGENGPLLLQDFHLVDLLSHFDRERIPERVVHAKGAGAHGYYTTTDSLEDLCLADIFKQGKTCPISVRFSTVGGESGSHDCARDPRGFSVKFRSDEGNWDVVANNTPVFFLRDPAKFPHFIHTQKRHPSTHLTHADDSTNFWNYASQNPESIHQFMILFGDRGIPDGYRKMHGYIGHTHKLVNSKGEWVYMQLHFKSKQGTGFITQEDSANYSPDYSTKDLYQAIEKGDFPGWDVMVQTMTAKEAEELWENQKINVFDMTHVWPQDQFKLRKVGEFFLNENPQNYFAEIEQIAFNPAHLVPGIEPSADPVLQSRLFSYPDTHRHRIGANYQQLPVNAPRVPFRMGNFQRDGQMAFYNQGARPNYLSSIQPIQFKKRSVELNQVHGAFQGEAIAFLSEIRPEDFNAPRKLWEKVFDDGAKERFIKNISGHMETCTDEETIKRVISIFREVSDDIATRMEKATGIKGYAGISDLQFNGSHNGMTRDDSKRAANGKEKKYHERNGAPQKGAH, from the exons ATGTCACCTCAAGCAAACGGCAACGGCACCAATGGCACCAACGGCTCTGCACATGCACCCACAGAAAACAAGAACGGTGACCTCTACCGCGACTATGCCGATGACAGGAACGCCACGTCTGAGGAAGTTACATACACCACATCAAACGGTGTGCCATACCCT CACCCGTACGAGGCACAAAGGGCGGGTGAGAACGGACCTCTTCTCCTCCAAGACTTCCACCTGGTCGACCTCCTCTCGCACTTCGACCGTGAGCGTATCCCGGAGCGAGTAGTCCACGCCAAG GGCGCTGGTGCACACGGCTACTACACCACAACAGACTCTCTCGAAGATCTCTGTTTGGCGGACATTTTCAAACAAGGAAAGACATGCCCTATCTCTGTCCGATTCTCGACAGTCGGTGGCGAGTCTGGCTCTCACGATTGCGCCCGCGACCCTCGTGGGTTTTCTGTAAAATTCCGGTCGGATGAAGGCAACTGGGATGTCGTCGCCAATAACACACCAGTGTTCTTCCTAAGAGATCCGGCCAAGTTCCCCCACTTC ATCCACACACAAAAGCGTCATCCTTCAACCCATCTGACACATGCGGACGACTCCACAAATTTCTGGAACTACGCTTCGCAGAATCCGGAGTCTATCCACCAGTTTATGATTTTATTCGGGGATCGTGGTATTCCGGATGGATACCGTAAGATGCACGGATACATTGGCCACACCCACAAGCTGGTCAATTCGAAAGGAGAGTGGGTCTATATGCAGCTGCACTTCAAGTCGAAACAGGGCACTGGCTTCATCACTCAGGAGGATTCGGCCAACTATTCTCCTGACTACTCGACCAAGGACCTGTACCAGGCGATTGAGAAGGGCGACTTCCCTGGCTGGGACGTCATGGTTCAGACCATGACTGCCAAGGAAGCTGAGGAGCTGTGGGAGAACCAGAAGATCAACGTGTTTGACATGACACACGTCTGGCCGCAGGATCAGTTCAAGCTTCGCAAGGTTGGAGAGTTCTTCTTGAACGAGAACCCGCAGAACTACTTTGCGGAGATTGAACAGATTGCTTTCAACCCTGCGCACTTGGTTCCTGGCATCGAGCCCTCAGCTGACCCTGTGCTGCAGTCTCGTCTCTTTTCGTACCCTGATACTCACCGTCACCGCATCGGTGCCAACTACCAGCAGCTGCCTGTAAATGCACCGCGTGTGCCGTTCCGTATGGGCAACTTTCAGCGTGACGGACAGATGGCCTTTTACAACCAGGGGGCGAGGCCTAACTACTTGTCTTCGATCCAGCCGATCCAGTTCAAGAAGAGGTCGGTCGAGCTGAACCAGGTGCACGGCGCCTTCCAAGGCGAGGCCATTGCATTCTTGTCCGAGATCCGGCCCGAAGACTTCAATGCCCCGCGCAAGCTGTGGGAGAAGGTGTTTGACGACGGTGCCAAAGAGCGCTTCATCAAGAACATCTCTGGTCATATGGAGACGTGCACAGATGAGGAGACGATCAAGCGGGTTATTTCCATCTTCAGGGAAGTCTCAGACGACATTGCGACTCGCATGGAGAAGGCCACGGGCATCAAGGGGTACGCAGGCATCAGTGATCTGCAGTTCAACG GTTCTCATAACGGCATGACAAGGGACGACAGCAAGAGGGCTGCGAACggaaaggagaagaagtaccACGAGCGCAACGGTGCCCCTCAAAAAGGTGCGCACTAG